From the genome of Streptomyces sp. NBC_01142:
CCATCCCGCACTCCAGCGACGCGGGGGACATGCGTGTCACCTGGCGCGCCTCCGACGTGCTCGAGAAGGCCACCGGCATCTGCCACGCCAAGGCCCATGCCCTGACCGCGCTGCTGCGCGCGCGGCACATCCCCACCGCCCTGTGCTACCAGCGGCTGGCCGGTGACGACGGATCGGATCCCCTCGTCCACGGCCTCGTTGCGGTCGGACTGCCCGGCCGGGAAGGCTGGCACCGCCAGGATCCGCGGGGCAACATGCCGGGCGTCGACGCACAGTTCTCGCTCGACGGTGAGCGGCTCGCGTGGGTGGTGCGGCCTCAGCTCGGGGAGGTGGACTACCCCGGGCTCCACGCCCGGCCGCATCCGGCCGTCATCGGCGCGCTGCGCGAAGCCCCGGACCGTCCCTCCCTGTGGCGGACGCTGCCCACCGCACTGTGAACGTGCCGCTCACCGTGACGGCGTGACGTTTCAGCCGGCCTCGCGGACCTCGGCCGCGGTCGGCGCCGTACCGCCGAGGTGCGCGGGCACCCACCAGGTGTCGCTCGCGTCCTTGGGGCGTACGGGATAGGCGCGCTGCGCGGCCTCGAGAAGCTCCTGCACCCGCTCGCGCAGCCGCCGGGTGATCGCACCCGCGTACTGGTCGGACGGAGCCTCCACCGGCTCGCCGACGCGGATCGTCACCGGGATGTGGCTGCGCCTGAAGTTGCGCGGGCGGCCCTTGGTCCAGATCCGCTGGGTACCCCACAGGGCCATCGGGATCAGCGGTACGCCGGCCTCCTGGGCCATCCGGGCCGCACCCGACTTGAAGCTCTTGAGCGTGAACGACTGCGAGATCGTGGCCTCGGGGAAGACGCCGATGATCTCGCCCGCGCGCAGCGAGTCCAGCGCGTGCGCGTAGGCGGTCTCGCCCTGCTTGCGGTCCACCGGGATGTGCTTCATACCGCGCATCAGCGGGCCGGAGATCTTGTGCCGGAAGACGGATTCCTTCGCCATGAAGCGCACCACACGCTTCTGGGGGAGTGCCACGAGGCCGGCGAAGATGAAGTCCAGATAGCTGATGTGGTTGCTGACGAGCACAGCACCGCCCGAGCGGGGGATGTTTTCCCAGCCCTGAGTGTCGATCTTCAGGTCCAGCGCCTTGAACATCGTGCGAGCGGCGCCGATGACCGGCCGATAGACGAGCTCTGCCATCTGGGAAGGACCCTTCTGTTGTGCCCGGGGAGGGTTCTCCCGGCGGAAGTTACGCAGCCGTAGGTTTTCGGCATGGCGCCGATCGTGCCCCATGTGCGTCGTGCTGACCAGTCCTGGCGGCTCCGCTGGGCGAGATTCTTGTCACTTTCAGTGCCGTGCCGTCGTGGCCCGACGGAAGAGCAGATACAGCTCGCATCCCAAGCAGTACCCGAATACGGCATTGAGGAACGCTGCGGCCAGGGCGCATCCGGTGGCGGCCATTGCCGGCCACGACGGTCCCCAGAGGCAGCCGATCAGACCGGCCAGGGCGAAGCCCAGCCCCACGACCTGCGCAAAGCGCGGCGGAGCGGGCGACTCGAACTCGGCCGGCGGTCCGATCCGGGGCCGTACCACCGCACGGAAGAGCAGGCCGTACGGCGAACGCGGTACTCCGGCCACTGCCCCCACGGCGAAGCAGAGTGCCTGCCAGGCGAGCAGGAGGCCGCTGCCCGTGACGAGGACGGCGGCGAGTACGACAGTGGTGACGGCAGCCCCGAAGCGCGGGCCCCTGACGTCGATGTCCATGTGCATGCGCTCAGCATCGCCCGGCGCATCCGCTGCGCGGCTCCGGGAATCTTTACGGTCGCGTGAACGCTGCACCGTGGGATGACCGGACTACTGGGGTGTGCGGTGGTGCTCGCGGCGGCGAGCGCCTTCGGGCTGTGGCAGCGGCGGAGCGGCGGGAGGCTGAAGGTGCGCGGTCGGGACAAGGGGATACGGCTCGGTGCGGCCGAGCTGGGCGCGGAGCTGGGGGAGCGGGCGACGCTCGTCCAGTTCTCGAGCGCCTTCTGTCAGCCCTGCCGGGCGACCCGGCGCACCCTCGTCGACGTCGCGTCCATGATCGACGGTGTCACGCATGTGGAGATCGACGCGGAGGAGCGGCTCGCCTTGGTGCGCGAGCTCGGCATCCTCAAGACGCCCACCGTGCTGGTGCTCGACGCGCGCGGCGGGATCATCACCAGAGCCGCGGGCCAGCCCCGCACGGCGGATGTGATCGCCGCGCTCGGTCAGGCGGTGTGACACCCCGTGACACTGGTCGCACATTCGGGGTTCCACTTGACTGCACCCGCCACGCATCGCCAGGCTGACGCTGTGCCCCCACCACTCCTTCTCCACGGGCGGGCTCATGTGGACCTCGCCCGTCACGCGAGTGCGCGCTGTCCGGCTGTCTGAGCAGCCCCGCCGCCCCGTTCGCATCTCCCCGCAGAAGGACACCTCGATGACGGCTTCGCCCGATCTCGGAACCGCTCAGCCGGCCACGCCCGACCTGCTCCGCTCCGTCTTCCGGCAGCACGCCGCCGGCGTCGCGGTGATCACCGCCCAGGGTGAGCGTCCGGTCGGATTCACCGCCACCTCTCTCAACTCCGTAGCCGCCGAGCCCCCGTTGATCTCCTTCGGCGTGGGTACGTCGTCGTCCAGCTGGCCGGTCCTCGCCCGGGCGGAGCACATCGGCGTACACATACTCGGCGAGCACCAGCAGGAGCTGGCCACCACCTTCGCGCGCAGCGGCGCCGACCGCTTCGCGCCGCCCACGCGCTGGGACAGCGGGCCCGAAGGCGTCCCCGTGCTCGACGGTGTGCTGGCCTGGCTGGTCTGCCGGGTCATCGCCCGGGTCCCGGCCGGAGACCATCGCATCGTGGTCGCCGAGGTCGTCGTCGGTGATCCTGCGGGGGCCGGCCGGCCGCTGATCTATCACCAGGGGCGCTTCAACAGGCTGAGAGACTGACCTTCTCGGAGAATTCCGGTTACGCAGCGTTGCCAAGGTCACAGTTCAAAGCGCTTGCTTACTGGGGAAGAGGTGGGTGTACTGACGAGTAATATTTCGTTCGGAGCGCGGCCCGCCCCGACCGGGATCCGCCCAGTAAGGCGCCTATGCTGCCAACAGTAGGCAGCTCAGTAAAGACGATGCAGTAGGAGAGCCGGCGTGAGCTTGAGGATCGTTGTCTGTGTGAAGTACGTGCCCGACGCCACCGGCGACCGGCACTTCGCCGATGACCTGACCGTCGACCGCGACGACGTCGACGGCCTGCTGTCGGAGCTCGACGAGTACGCGGTCGAGCAGGCGCTGCAGATCGCCGACGAGGCGGACGACGCGGAGATCACCGTACTGACCGTCGGCCCCGAGGACGCCAAGGACGCGCTGCGCAAGGCGCTCTCCATGGGCGCCGACAAGGCCGTCCACGTCGAGGACGACGATCTGCACGGCACCGACGTCATGGGCACCTCGCTGGTGCTCGCCAAGGCCATCGAGAAGACCGGGTACGACCTGGTCATCGCCGGTATGGCGTCGACGGACGGCACCATGGGTGTCCTCCCGGCGATCCTCGCCGAGCGCCTGGGCGTTCCGCAGGTCACGCTGCTCTCCGAGGTCTCGGTCGAGGGAGGCCCCAACGGAACAGTCAAGGGCCGCCGTGACGGCGACACCGCGAGCGAGCAGCTCGAGGCGTCCCTGCCGGCCGTCGTGTCGGTGACGGACCAGTCGGGCGAGGCCCGCTACCCGTCCTTCAAGGGCATCATGGCCGCCAAGAAGAAGCCGGTTCAGTCCCTGGACCTGGAGGACCTCGAGATCGACGCCGACGAGGTCGGCCTCGAGGGCGCCTGGACCGCGGTCGACTCGGCCGCCGAGCGTCCGGCCCGTACCGCCGGCACGATCGTCAAGGACGAGGGCGAGGGCGGCAAGCAGCTCGCGGAGTTCCTCGCGAGCCAGAAGTTCATCTGAGCTTCGGTCATTTCCCCCACCGCCCCCAGATACTTCGCATTCGCAGGAGAGCAATCCCATGGCTGAAGTTCTCGTCTATGTCGACCACGTGGACGGCGCCGTCCGCAAGCCCACCCTCGAGCTGCTGACCCTGGCCCGCCGTATCGGCGAGCCGGTCGCCGTCGCCCTCGGCTCCGGCGCCGAGGCCACCGCCCCCGCGCTCGCCGAGCACGGCGCGGTCAAGGTGCTCACCGCCGACGCCCCGGAGTTCGCCGACTACCTCGTCGTGCCGAAGGTGGACGCGCTGCAGGCCGCGTACGAGGCCGTCTCGCCGGTCGCCGTGCTCGTTCCGTCCTCCGCCGAGGGCAAGGAGATCGCGGCCCGCCTTGCGGTCCGTATCGGCTCCGGAATCATCACCGACGCCGTCGACCTCGAGGCCGGCGACGAGGGTCCGGTGGCCACGCAGGCCGCGTTCGCCGCCTCCTACACCACCAAGTCCCGTGTCTCCAAGGGCACCCCGGTCATCACCGTGAAGCCGAACTCGGCCCCGGTCGAGGCCGCTCCGGCCGCGGGCGCCGTCGAGGCCCTCTCGGTCTCGTTCGGTGAGAAGTCCACCGGCACCAAGGTCGTCTCCCGCACCCCGCGCGAGTCGACCGGCCGCCCCGAGCTGACCGAGGCCGCGATCGTGGTCTCCGGCGGCCGTGGCGTCAACGGTGCCGAGAACTTCCACATCATCGAGGCGCTGGCCGACTCGCTCGGCGCCGCTGTCGGCGCCTCGCGCGCCGCCGTGGACGCCGGCTGGTACCCGCACTCCAACCAGGTCGGCCAGACCGGCAAGTCGGTCTCCCCGCAGCTGTACATCGCGTCCGGCATCTCCGGCGCGATCCAGCACCGGGCCGGCATGCAGACCTCGAAGACCATCGTGGCCGTCAACAAGGACGCCGAGGCCCCGATCTTCGACCTGGTCGACTACGGCGTGGTCGGCGACCTCTTCGAGGTCGTCCCGCAGCTGACCGCGGAGGTTCAGTCCCGCAAGGGCTGACCCGCGGACGTCTTGACGGGCCAGGGGCCGCGCGGTGATCTTCACCGCGCGGCCCCTGGCCTTTGCGCGCGGCTCGCCGCCGGTGCTCGTACGCACTGCCGACGTTCCTCGGTACGGCGCTCGTGCCTCGTGTGATCTCTCCCCCGGTCGCCGCCGGGAGGGGGGCCCGGCTTTCGGCTGCGGCACCCCGTGGCTCGCTCGCCGGCCCGGTTCCGGGTGACCATTGACGCAGGTCGCGACCGCCTATTAACTTCGCCATACGGATTGTTGATTCCGTTAAGCGGAAAACAGGAGGGTGTGGGATGGGTCAGCAGGAGAAGGTGGCAACGAGCCTCGCCGGCGCGGTCAGCGAGGGCATCAGCGCCTCCCTCGCGCCGGTGGACGCGGAGCTCGCCCGCCGCTACCCGGGAGACCCCGGCACACGCCAGCCCGTCCACACCGTCTACGTACCCGGTGACGTATTCGCCGCCGACACCATCCGCTCCTGGGGTGACCAGGCGCTCGGGGCGCTCGACGAGCACGCCCCGGACGCCGCCGCCCTCGCCGCCGTCCTCGGCCTCTCCGACGCACTCGCGCAGCCGGTGTACGACCGCGTACGGGCAAAGCTGGAGCGCGAGCCCGTCGAGGACCTGCGCGTCGACTTCGAGGACGGTTACGGCGGCCGCACCGACGCCGACGAGGACGAGGCCGCAGCCCGCGCCGCCCGGCTGATCAGCGAGGCATACGCCGGCGGCACCGCCGCCCCGTACATGGGCATCCGCATGAAATGCATGGAAGCCGCGGTACGCGACCGCGGCATCCGCACCCTCGACATCTTCCTCACCGGGCTGATGGAGGCCGGCGGCCTGCCCGGCGGACTCGTGCTGACCCTCCCCAAAGTCACCTACGCCGAGCAGGTCACGGCGATGGTGCGGCTGCTCGAGGAGTTCGAGAAGGCGCGCGGCCTGGACACCGGCCGGATCGGCTTCGAGATCCAGATCGAGACCAGCCAGTCCATCCTCGCGGCCGACGGCACGGCCGCCGTGGCACGGATGATCGACGCCGCCGGGGGCCGGGCCACCGGACTGCACTACGGCACCTTCGACTACAGCGCCTGCCTCGGTGTCAGCGCCGCCTACCAGGCCAGCGACCACCCGGCCGCCGACCACGCCAAGGCCGTGATGCAGGTCGCGGCCGCCGGCACCGGCGTACGCGTCTGCGACGGTTCCACCAACGTCCTGCCCGTCGGGCCCACCGCGCAGGTGCACGACGCCTGGCGGCTGCACTACGGCCTCACCCGCCGTGCCCTGGCCCGCGCCTACTACCAGGGCTGGGACATGCACCCGGGCCATCTGCCCACCCGCTACGCCGCCGTGTTCGCCTTCTACCGCGAGGGCTTCGAGCAGGCCGCCGCGCGCCTGTCCGCCTACGCCAACCACGCGGGCGGCGACGTCATGGACGAGCCCGCCACCGCCAAGGCGCTCAGCAGCTACCTGCTGCGCGGCATCGACTGCGGCGCGCTCGACACCGCCGAGGTCGCCCGGCTCACCGGCCTGACCCGCGCGGACCTCGACGCGTTCGCCTCGCCGCGCCGCGGAGACCTGACGGCCACCGCCAACTGACAGCCACAGCCCCGTAACACTGGTCACCGCCGTCACCGGTGCCCCCTTAGTCTGTACGCGAGCACAGTCGCCACACGGGATCGGGGCATCGGTGTCTTCGGGGGAGAACGAACGGCTCGCCGGCCGATACCGGGTGATCGAACAGCTGGGCCGCGGGGGTATGGGCGTGGTCTGGCGCGCGGTCGACGAAGTGCTCGGCCGCGAGGTCGCCGTCAAGGAACTGCGCACGTACACCGACTCCTCCGCGCCCGAACTGGCCGACCTGACCGTGCGGATGCAGCGTGAGGCCCGCGCCGCCGCGCGCGTACGCCACCCCTCGGTCATCGCCGTCCACGACGTCGCCGAGCACGAGGGCCGTCCGGTCATCGTGATGGAGCTCATCGACGGCCCCTCGCTCGACGATGTGCTGCGCGAGCGCGGTGTCCTGGACGCGCGTGAAGCCGCCGCCATCGGGGCCAGGGTGATGGAGGCGCTGGACGCCGCCCACCGGGTCGGAGTACTGCACCGTGACGTCAAGCCCGGCAACGTCCTGCTGGACCGTGGGGGAAGCTCCCGTGCCGCAGGCAACGGGGGCGGCCGGGTGGTGCTCACCGACTTCGGGATCGCCGCGATGGACGATCCGGGCGACGGTTCCACCACCCACCTCACACGCAGTGGCGAACTGGTCGGCTCGCTGGACTACTTGGCGCCCGAGCGCGCCCAGGGCCACGAACCCGGGCCCGCCTCCGACATCTGGGCGCTCGGCGCCACGCTGTACGCCGCCGTCGAAGGGGCGTCCCCCTTCCGGCGTACCTCGACCTGGTCGACGCTGACCGCGATCGTCGTGGACCCGCTGCCCGAGCCGCAGCGGGCCGGTGCGCTGGGGCCCGTACTCCAGCAGCTGATGCACAAGGACCCTGCGCAGCGCCCCGACGCGGACACGGCGGCGCGGCTGCTCGCGGCGGTGGCGGCCGGTGAGGACGCCGGCAACTCCACGGTGGCACCGGGGGCCGCCGTGCCGCCGCAGAGGCCCGAACCGTCCCCACGGGTGCCGACCGTGCTCAACGCGATGCCGCACCGGCCCGAGGGCTTCGGCCCGGCGATGGCGCAGCCCGAGCAGCCCCCGCAGCCGTCTGCTCCGATGCCTGCTGCACCGCCCGCCCCCGCCCCTGACCCTGCTGCCGCGTCCGGCGGGCGTGGCCGGGCGAGGGCGCTGGTGGCGGCCGGAGTCGTCGCTGTTCTGCTCGCCGGCGGAGGCGTGACGTACGCCCTCGTCGACCGCGAAGGGGCCACCACGACAGACCTCGCGGGCGGCAGCGCCGAGAGCCCGTCGGCACGTTCGAGTACCTCCGGGGATCCGGCCGCGAGCCCCTCCGCCGGCGACAGGGAGAGGCCGAGCACCAAGCCCACGGGGAAGGGCGGCAAGAAGTCCCCCACGCCCTCGGCCGCGCCGCCCGCGCCGGGCAAGGGCCCGGGAGGCTCCGCGGGCTCCGACTCCACCGCCTCGGGCGGCGGTTCGGCCGGCTCGGGCGGTGGAGTCACGACGGGCGGCGGGGCGACCGGCGGCACCACCACCTCGGGCGGCGGCAGCACCTCCACCAACGGCGGCTCGACGACCGGCGGTTCCGATCCGGACCCGGCACCCGTCTGCCACGCGATCGGCGGCAGCAAGTACAACTGCGAGGTCTGGCGCACCGCAAACTCGTACACCGCGTCCGGCACCCGGGTCGGCACGCTGAACGCGGGCCTCAACTACTTCTACTGCCAGCAGAATCTGGGCCGCCGTGAGACCTCCGGCCAGTGGACGAACGTGTGGTGGGCCAAGACGGACGACGACAGCGGCAACACCAATGTCTTTGTCAGCGACGTCTACATCGAGGGCGGCGACAACGACGCGCCGGTGCCCGGCCTGCCGGTCTGCTGAGGGGACGCCTGCCCTCTCTCATTCCGTCGCGCCACGGCGACGGCGTCGCCGATACGGCCGGGCGCGCTGGGACAGGCGTGCGCGCATGCGTACGGTCACGACGCAGCCGACGACCAGTACGAGCAGCACCATGATGAGAACCTGCCACAGGGCACCGCGCAACAGCTGGACGACTCCGATGAAGGCGATGCCGAGAAGAAAGACCATCTCGCGCAGCTCTTTCTTGAGCTGGTAGGCGCGGCTGGAACGAATGCGGACGGTGCTGAGCCATTGCCCCCCGATTCCCAGCCCGTTCCACATACCTCGGTCGATGAACACCCAGGGAAGATCCGGATAGATGCCGAGAGCATCGAGGGAGCTGGGGAACCGGCTGGTCAACGCACCGCCGTGCAGTTGCTTGCGGCGTTCGAGGATCTCTTCGCTGGTGCGGATGGCCTTGAGCTGGAGCACGGGGACACAGCCGTCTTCGTCCGGGAATCCCTCGATGACCACATCGTCACCGTTCTCCACACCCAGGAGATTGAGTGTCAACTCGTCAACCAGACAGACTTCCTGCTCAGCGCTGGGCCGGTCGGCGTCCTGAACACGGCAGACGAGGTAGTTCGGACGGCCGAAGATGAAGTCGTGCCACCGTCGGCTGCTGTGCGGAAGTCTGGCCTGCCGGACCGATATCGCCTCACCGGGCTCCAGACCGAGCCCGACGCGCAGCGAATGATCGACCTGCACTGTCGTCCGGTCGTCGCAGGCTATGTCCGGTGCCACGACCACCCGCGCCAGAGTTCCCAGCCGCTCCCGTCGAGTACGCGGGACCTGGGCGTTCTGGATGACGAGGTGTCCGGGGCGACCCAAGTCGGCGGCCAGACCGGTGGAAATCCTCGCCGTGCCGGCACCCCGGTGATCGAAGGCGTCGGGAGCGCGCCCGGTGAGGAATCCGCCTTCGGGCACCGGATTGAGCGGGTGGATGTCGTCGTACACCGTGAAAGCGGGTGGATCGGCGGCGTACGCCTCCAGGTCGGACGTGGTGATGCGGTCCTCTTCGACGAAGAGCCGGGTGCCTTGCTCGCACAGCGGGATGTCGCCTCGTGCCGACGCGCAGAATTCTGCCGGTGTGTCGCCGAACAACTCTCGTAACCGGGGTGATTCCGCGAGGAGTCCGGTCAGCAGAGGCTCTTCGCCGCGATGTGGTCGTGGGGTTCCGGACGACTGTTTGAGCACGCCACGTAAGTTGACGTAGACGTACATGCCGCCAAGCAGTTCGCCGGAGGGCATCTCCGTGCGGAAGTCCCTGCCCGGCACGAGCGCGCGCGCGTACTCCCCTTCGGCGTCGAAGATTCCCTCGGTGTCGTCCACCACTTCGAGTTGGGCGCGGTCGAGCCAGGTGATGAACAGCTCGCTTGCCAGGCCGGAGGCCAAATACGGGGCGGTGGCGATGTACCCCAGCGGATTGACAAAGGCGGATGCGCCGATGCCCATGCCCGTCACCTTCACCTTGACCATCGGAATGGTGGTGGAGACGCCGGAGCCCTCCATCTTGTGGCAGAGCTGGGCGGGTGAGGCGTTGGATCCTACGGAGAGTACGGGAAAGCGTTCGCCCACCAAGGGGTCATTGGCAACCATGAGGGCGTAGTTCAGCGGCATGTATCCCTCGCGGCCCGGATCGCCGCAGAAGCCGCCGGGGGGAGCCTCCACCTGCCATTTGGCGAGCCTTCGGTTGGCGGCCGGCCGCATCCGAAGAAGGCGTCCTTGGTGCAACAGACCTGATTCCTCCGGCCATCGGCCCGGGTAGATCAGGGGATGGTCACGGGGTGCTTCAGCGAGGCCGAGGGCTTCGAGCGTGCGATCGTCCACGGTGCTCCTGGTCATGAGCCGGAGGTCCCCGAAAAGGGCCGCTTCATCGTGCTAGCCGGTCATCATATGGCTCGAACAGGAGCGGAGGTAGGGGGCGTTGATCAAGCTGGCGGCAGCTCGCCCGAACCGCGCGGGATCAGTACCGTCTCCAGTGCCACCTGCGACGGCTCGTCGTCCACCCCGTCCAGGCGGCGGAACAGCCGCTCGGCCGCGGTGCGCCCGAGCGCCGCCGCGTCCTGCGCGATGACCGTGATGCCCAGCAGATCCGCGAGCTCGATGTCGTCGAACCCGACCAGGGCGACCGGCCGTTCGCGCTCCGCCAGGACTCGTACCGCAGTCACCGTCACCCGGTTGTTGCCCGCGAAGATCGCGGTGACCGGGTCCGGGCCCGCCAGCATCGCCTCGGCAGCCGCCCGCACCCGCTCCGGTGCCGTGGAGCCGAGCGACACCCAGGAGTCGTCGATGGCGAGCTCGGCGTCCTCCATGGCGGCGCGGTATCCGCGCAGCCGCTCGACGGCGGTGTGGATACGCGGCAGGTCGCCGATGAAGCCGATGCGGCGGTGGCCGTGCGCGATCAGATGGGCCACACCCGCGCGAGAGCCGCCGAAGCTGTCGGAGAGCACCACGTCCGCGTCGATCTTTCCGGCGGGGCGGTCCACGAACACCGTGGCTATGCCCGCCTTGATCTCCGGCTCGAGATAGCGGTGGTCGTGGCCGGCCGGGATCACGATCAGACCGTCCACCCGGCGGGCGCACAGGGCCAGCACCAGTTCCTGTTCGCGCTCCGGGTCCTCGGCGCTGGAGCCGTTGATGAGCAGGGCGCCGTGGGCGCGGGCCACCTCTTCGACGGCGCGGTTCAGCGGGCCGTAGAAGGGGTCGGCGAGATCTTCGAGCACCAGACCGATGGAGGCGGTGCGGCCCTTGCGCAGCACCCGCGCGCTGTCGTTGCGGCGAAAGCCCAGGGACTCGATGGCCTCCTGGACCCGGCGCTCGGTGTCGGGGGTGACGCCCGGCTCGCCATTGACCACCCGGGAGACCGTCTTGAGGCCGACCCCGGCGCGCGCGGCCACGTCCTTCATGGTGGGCCGATTGCCGTAGCGGGGCTCGTGGCCCCGGGGTCGTCCCGGAGACGGCAGGGGACGGTCGGTCTCGGCCACAGTGCGCAGTCCTGTCGTCGTCGTCGCGGGTGTGCAAGGGTGTGGCGTCGAGCATAGGCCCTGGACAACGTTGTCAGGGGAATGGAGACTGTTACCGAATACGCAGGTCCGACAGCTCTCCGGGGGATCCCACGCCCATGCATAACGACCTCGTCGCCGCGCTCGACATCGGTGGCACCAAGATCGCCGGCGCGTTGGTGGACGGCAGCGGCAGGATCCTTCTGCGGGCGCAGCGCCCGACACCGGCCAAGGAGGACGGCGAGACGGTGATGCGTGCTGTCGAGGCGGTCCTCGCCGAGCTGACCGCTTCCCCGCACTGGGTCAGGGTTTCGGCCGTCGGAATCGGCAGCGCGGGGCCGGTGGACGCGTCCGCCGGTACGGTCAGCCCGGTCAACGTCCCCGGATGGCGCGAGTTTCCGCTGGTCGCGCGGGTGCGCCGAGCCGTCGGCGGCCTGCCCGTCGAGCTGGTCGGCGACGGTGTGGCGATGACGGCTGCCGAGCACTGGCAGGGAGCGGCCCGCGGCTACGACAACGCCCTGTGCATGGTGGTCTCGACAGGTGTCGGCGGGGGGCTCGTCCTCGGCGGGAAGCTCCACCCGGGACCCACCGGCAACGCAGGGCACATCGGCCACATCAGCGTGGACCTGGACGGCGACCTGTGCCCCTGCGGCGGGCGCGGCTGCGTGGAGCGGATCGCCAGCGGCCCGAACATCGCGCGCCGGGCGGTGGAGGGCGGCTGGCAGCCGGGCCCCGACGGCGACACCTCGGCCGCGGCAGTGGCGGCCGCCGCCCGGGCCGGACACCCGGTGGCCGTCGCCTCCTTCGAACGCGCGGCCCAGGCGCTCGCTGCCGGTATCGCCGCCACCGCGACGCTCGTCGAGATCGAGATCGCGGTCGTCGGCGGAGGAGTGGCCGGCGCCGGCGACGTACTCTTCACGCCGCTGCGCCGTGCGCTGCACGACTACGCCACGCTCTCCTTCGTACGGCGGCTGACCGTGGCCCCGGCCCTGACGGGCACGGACGCCGGCCTGGTGGGTGCGGCCGCTGCCGCCTCGCTGGGCAGACACGACGAGGCGGCAGCGGTGGTCAGCAGCCGATCCTGAGATCTGCCCAGTCGGCGTGGTCGGAGTTGATCCCGTCCCCGCCGTCGGTGACCACGAGACGCACGACCTCCGCGCCGCTCACATCCGCCGAGAGCGGCTGTGCGGCCATGGCATTGGTCAGTACGCCCGTCGAGGCGGCCTTCTTGCCGTCCGCCCAGATCTCGAACGCGACCGTGCCGTTGAACACCTTCTCGTCGTCCACGCCGACCTGCGCGGTGACGGTGGCGCAGCGGCCGCCGGCGTAGTACTCCACGGCGCTCGCGGCATGCACACCGAGGCCCTTGGCGAAGACCCGGCCGCCGATGGTGATCGGGCTGCCGTCGCCCGCCGTCGACTCGCCGTTGCTGGTGTCCTTCTCGACGGGGCCCCAGCCGTTCTCCGTGCTCAGCGTGCGAAGGTCACTGAGATACGACACCCCGCCCGGCGGTGCCACGACGACATGGACACTTCCGGGTACGGCTTCGGTGAGCCGCTTCCCGTTCGACGAGCGGTACTTCGCCGTGAGCGTCAGGCCGTACGAACCGGGCGCGGTGCCGGGCGGTACGGCGACCTCCCATCCCGTCGTGAGCTTCTTTCCACTGGTCAGTGCCGCGGCCGTGGTCCTGGATGTGGCTCTGATCCGCCATCCGCCGGGCCCGGTCAGCGCCACCGATACATCGAGCGCGGGCGTGCGGCCCAGATCGGTCACGGTCGAGCTGAGCCTTCCGCGCTGTCCGGCCTCGGCCATCGGGTTCTCGTCGGTGCTCACCTCGACGGCGGGCGGCAGCTGCGCCCATTCGGGGTCCGTCGAGACCCGTACCAGCACCGTGCCGTGGGCGGGCACCGTTGCGGAGATGGTCCCCGCGGTGTTGGCGTCGGTGTGCTTCCACAGATCGCGCAGCCGGTAGGCGGGGGCCTCGGGCAGGCCGACTGCCCCGGCCGTGGTGGCGATCCGCTGCGGGCTGCC
Proteins encoded in this window:
- a CDS encoding transglutaminase family protein, with the translated sequence MELIQQVPTLSAYLAADEVIDHEHPLVRETAARLRADGDDAYTYAKAAYEFVRDAIPHSSDAGDMRVTWRASDVLEKATGICHAKAHALTALLRARHIPTALCYQRLAGDDGSDPLVHGLVAVGLPGREGWHRQDPRGNMPGVDAQFSLDGERLAWVVRPQLGEVDYPGLHARPHPAVIGALREAPDRPSLWRTLPTAL
- a CDS encoding 1-acyl-sn-glycerol-3-phosphate acyltransferase, whose product is MAELVYRPVIGAARTMFKALDLKIDTQGWENIPRSGGAVLVSNHISYLDFIFAGLVALPQKRVVRFMAKESVFRHKISGPLMRGMKHIPVDRKQGETAYAHALDSLRAGEIIGVFPEATISQSFTLKSFKSGAARMAQEAGVPLIPMALWGTQRIWTKGRPRNFRRSHIPVTIRVGEPVEAPSDQYAGAITRRLRERVQELLEAAQRAYPVRPKDASDTWWVPAHLGGTAPTAAEVREAG
- a CDS encoding DUF4395 domain-containing protein, with the translated sequence MDIDVRGPRFGAAVTTVVLAAVLVTGSGLLLAWQALCFAVGAVAGVPRSPYGLLFRAVVRPRIGPPAEFESPAPPRFAQVVGLGFALAGLIGCLWGPSWPAMAATGCALAAAFLNAVFGYCLGCELYLLFRRATTARH
- a CDS encoding thioredoxin family protein, whose translation is MTGLLGCAVVLAAASAFGLWQRRSGGRLKVRGRDKGIRLGAAELGAELGERATLVQFSSAFCQPCRATRRTLVDVASMIDGVTHVEIDAEERLALVRELGILKTPTVLVLDARGGIITRAAGQPRTADVIAALGQAV
- a CDS encoding flavin reductase family protein, with product MTASPDLGTAQPATPDLLRSVFRQHAAGVAVITAQGERPVGFTATSLNSVAAEPPLISFGVGTSSSSWPVLARAEHIGVHILGEHQQELATTFARSGADRFAPPTRWDSGPEGVPVLDGVLAWLVCRVIARVPAGDHRIVVAEVVVGDPAGAGRPLIYHQGRFNRLRD
- a CDS encoding electron transfer flavoprotein subunit beta/FixA family protein; the encoded protein is MSLRIVVCVKYVPDATGDRHFADDLTVDRDDVDGLLSELDEYAVEQALQIADEADDAEITVLTVGPEDAKDALRKALSMGADKAVHVEDDDLHGTDVMGTSLVLAKAIEKTGYDLVIAGMASTDGTMGVLPAILAERLGVPQVTLLSEVSVEGGPNGTVKGRRDGDTASEQLEASLPAVVSVTDQSGEARYPSFKGIMAAKKKPVQSLDLEDLEIDADEVGLEGAWTAVDSAAERPARTAGTIVKDEGEGGKQLAEFLASQKFI
- a CDS encoding electron transfer flavoprotein subunit alpha/FixB family protein; this translates as MAEVLVYVDHVDGAVRKPTLELLTLARRIGEPVAVALGSGAEATAPALAEHGAVKVLTADAPEFADYLVVPKVDALQAAYEAVSPVAVLVPSSAEGKEIAARLAVRIGSGIITDAVDLEAGDEGPVATQAAFAASYTTKSRVSKGTPVITVKPNSAPVEAAPAAGAVEALSVSFGEKSTGTKVVSRTPRESTGRPELTEAAIVVSGGRGVNGAENFHIIEALADSLGAAVGASRAAVDAGWYPHSNQVGQTGKSVSPQLYIASGISGAIQHRAGMQTSKTIVAVNKDAEAPIFDLVDYGVVGDLFEVVPQLTAEVQSRKG
- a CDS encoding aldolase/citrate lyase family protein is translated as MGQQEKVATSLAGAVSEGISASLAPVDAELARRYPGDPGTRQPVHTVYVPGDVFAADTIRSWGDQALGALDEHAPDAAALAAVLGLSDALAQPVYDRVRAKLEREPVEDLRVDFEDGYGGRTDADEDEAAARAARLISEAYAGGTAAPYMGIRMKCMEAAVRDRGIRTLDIFLTGLMEAGGLPGGLVLTLPKVTYAEQVTAMVRLLEEFEKARGLDTGRIGFEIQIETSQSILAADGTAAVARMIDAAGGRATGLHYGTFDYSACLGVSAAYQASDHPAADHAKAVMQVAAAGTGVRVCDGSTNVLPVGPTAQVHDAWRLHYGLTRRALARAYYQGWDMHPGHLPTRYAAVFAFYREGFEQAAARLSAYANHAGGDVMDEPATAKALSSYLLRGIDCGALDTAEVARLTGLTRADLDAFASPRRGDLTATAN